Within Cucumis melo cultivar AY chromosome 4, USDA_Cmelo_AY_1.0, whole genome shotgun sequence, the genomic segment CTACaccaaattttttaatttatgtatatCAAATCTTTCTTTCATGCAAAATATCtatatatcatttttaaaaaaaaaaacttctttcaATCATATCAATTATATAATTTCTAGTATTTGGCTTCATATATACATTTCTCTTTCTCATCCGATCCAAACTTATTTTGTTGTTTATGATAACCAACTAATGTAAATCATTACATTGCTAATCATAAACAAAAATACATTTGAGTCTTTCTTTAAAACACATGataattattgtaatttaatatgaaaaatgaccttttattttttaattaattatttgatctAATTAGCAGCCAAACATACTAACAATCAATAATATCAAATCATAGGTGTCATTTTCCTATTCTCTTTCCCCTCCCCCTAGCCTTAGTTTCCTTTCTCTTCCATAAATTATTCGTAACTTAAATAGAATGAGTTCAATCATATATGGCTAATGAAAACGAAAGATCAATTTAACTAATCAATGTTTTTCTTTGGAATTTAATTAAGAGGTGGCGAAGCTGAATAGCAACGAGTGGTATTTCTTCAGCTTCAGAGATCGAAAATATGCGACAGGATTTCGGACCAATCGTGCAACGACATGTGGATATTGGAAAGCGACGGGGAAGGATCGGACGGTGGTGGATCCATCGACAGGGGATATCGTGGGAATGAGAAAAACTTTGGTGTTTTATAAAAATAGAGCTCCAAATGGAATCAAAACTGGATGGATTATGCATGAATTTCGCCTCGAGGCCCCTCATAGGCCCCCAAAGGTTgaatttttcattcttttttttttttttttttttttttattattttcattatcCATTGTTTAGGCCATTTTGAACATAAATCCCATGCTGTGAGCACATACACCACACAGTTAAATATATTGTTCTTTTTCTTAGTCCTTCAATTTGGAAATATTTATATTCATGTGCCCTTAAAGGATAACAACACAAAAGTTGGTGTCTTTTTCCACTTTGGTCATATTCACTTACATAGAGAATAGAAGAGAGACCTCAATTTGATGAATCTTTCTTGGTTTAGAAATAGTTGCATTAATAGATAATATATAACAATATaaatatgtatttttaaattttttttttttttttttgtttttattgaaaattagaagatactattattataatgtgctttgtttttgtttttgtaaaaGAGAAACTTAGAATCAAAATAACTATGAATGTTACTATCTAAGGCAATGATACAAATGAAAAGTAAAGATAATTTGGAATtatctctctttttattttttcagtTATAATCGGTTTTATTCAATACAATTTCTGCTTTTGTGTTACATCCATTgacaaataaaaatttagttTCTTAGTCTTTATTTCTTAATATTGTCATTTTCTCTTCCTTCCAAGTTTGaaacttttccttttcattttaatGTCAGTGAGTTTAATCTTGTGTATTTCATTATAATGCAGTTACACTCCAAGTACTTaaaccttaattttttttttaagaaaaagaaaagaaatttaattacCATCTCTCTTTTTAAGAATTCCGTCCAAGTATAACTTTTCAATTTTGTACTTAAAGTTCCtcttaacctttttttttcttttattctttctgtttttttctttaacaatATGAGCAGTCAAATTTTTACATGTTCTTCACTTCATTGTATAGCTTTCATGTATTGATTTAACAAGAAAATGAATCAACTTTATGTGGGTACAGGAGGATTGGGTTTTATGTAGAGTGTTTCAGAAGGGGAAGCAAGAAGAGTACAACACCAAACTGATTAACCAACATTTTACGTTTGGAAACTTCGAGCGCGTTCCATCCGTCTTCGTCCGAGCTCCATCTCCCCTTCCAAGTGACCCGAGCCAGACCACGACCATGCCTTCCGGCTACAATGTTGATATCGATATTACATCATTATCGCCTTCAATGGCTCCCCATAGCCACACAGGCAGTTGTTCTTTTCTCCATCTCCTTCAACTTCCTCGAGACAAAGATgacaataatagtaataataataataataataataataacaataataataatcctAAAACTGATCAAATTTTCTGCCCCAAAAATAATGACTCTGATTATGGGGTTTTGTGGGACATGGATTTGGAAGAGCATACCTTTCAAGATGGCGTCGGATCGAACTTGGATCAAATGGCATTCGACGACGTGGATAGCAGCTTGGTTTTTCTCTAAAAGTTTGTGTTTACTCTGCTAAGCAGATGACAGTATCTGCTACATTGCACATTCAATATAGGTTTGTTTGTTGATATAtagtttttatatataattgtaTGATATATTTGCATTTAGGAGAGTTATTGGGACCTTTTGTTGTGTGTTTTCAACAACATACttagatttcatttttttcttctttttcttctttggtctTGTATAGAAAATTAGTCAAATCTGTAATAATGATATTAGTTTAGGTTCATATTGTTTGTGGATGTAATAAATTTGTGATTTTTGATACCACAAATATAGAAATGTTGCATTTTATGCATGATTATAAACAAGACCTGTGTGCCTCATAATAAAGCTTAAGGAGATTCATTTGAATCATAATAATTCAAGGGGGAAAAATAAAGGAAgtaaaaataatgttaaaaattcCTAAGATCACTTCCTTCTAGAGTTAGGAAAGAACTATTCATTCCTTGAATCCCCCCAAAAGTCACTTAGCCTTGgccaaaaattcttattttaGAGTTCTTTCTTATTTGAAGTTGTTGTAACGAGACAATGTGGCATAATATAGCTTGTTACACGAGTTTCTCCTTTCAAATCGAGACAATAGTTTTAAATCATTTATGATCAGGACCAATCAAGATTGTAAGCATCTgccttttttcctttccattcttATTTTAGAATCATTTCTTATTTGGGTGGTAGGTT encodes:
- the LOC103489866 gene encoding protein CUP-SHAPED COTYLEDON 3-like, coding for MGLKDIGASLPPGFRFYPSDEELVCHYLYKKIMNEQVLKGTLVEIDLHTCEPWQLPEVAKLNSNEWYFFSFRDRKYATGFRTNRATTCGYWKATGKDRTVVDPSTGDIVGMRKTLVFYKNRAPNGIKTGWIMHEFRLEAPHRPPKEDWVLCRVFQKGKQEEYNTKLINQHFTFGNFERVPSVFVRAPSPLPSDPSQTTTMPSGYNVDIDITSLSPSMAPHSHTGSCSFLHLLQLPRDKDDNNSNNNNNNNNNNNNNPKTDQIFCPKNNDSDYGVLWDMDLEEHTFQDGVGSNLDQMAFDDVDSSLVFL